Proteins from a genomic interval of Methanoplanus endosymbiosus:
- a CDS encoding efflux RND transporter permease subunit, translating into MSGLNKAYRKTGEIINRHPKAILLVMIVLFVCAGYFTTFIQSQNMSDQYLDKSTPKGIIYDQYNDNFVSDTYILLIQTANPADYELLKDLLIMEEQINRLDYIQSSTSIGDIVSEMNGGVLPDNNEEINELISLLPEKNSGMFIPDSETAIAYIKVEQGISTDISATILPSVQAIVDTAVLPPGVYIEVTGGTPYNVEMQTAMVENGVVLVLGAFVLMFIVLGLLFSNMRHWYLPIVLLLVSLIYTFGFMGAFNVPFNNGAVAALPILLGLGIDYAVQFHARFDEERRKDQSIHDSVLETVSNTGPAVLLAMLATTMGFIAMILTPIPMIQSFGIVAIIGVACSYLTALFGFPAIASVMSYEPKNDSSGPAHKIMSSYDLILGRLSKKIVRVSVPILIIAVSVAYIGLVTDSTIAIDTSTKDMAPPDLPAQLSLDKVQDVAGSVTAFPYYIKGDELTNIEVIEWIDRFGTFAENNHEEITGVDSIATVIRKYNNNEIPDDQGTLNTVLKNIPDDEKSTYLQEPDEAVVSFSTVSLSMDEENELKRAVTADITWLNPPAGIELFPTGDFDLYTALISQIAESKDQMTITGFILIFFFLLFAYRKLVAATPIIPIICIVGWNTVAMLILGMEYNPISACLGSMTIGVASEYTILVMERYIEEYEKSGNKTEAIVTAVKKIGSAITVSGLVTASGFSALMLSAFPIIGTFGLSTVIAVGFSLIGAIFIMPAILTFYAGAEDRMKKDSTLL; encoded by the coding sequence ATGTCAGGGTTAAATAAAGCATACCGGAAGACCGGAGAGATAATAAACAGGCATCCAAAGGCAATACTTCTGGTAATGATTGTTCTTTTTGTCTGTGCAGGGTATTTCACTACATTCATACAGTCACAGAATATGTCAGACCAGTACCTTGACAAATCAACTCCAAAAGGGATAATCTATGACCAGTACAATGACAATTTTGTATCTGACACCTACATCCTGTTAATCCAGACTGCAAATCCTGCTGATTACGAGCTGTTAAAAGATCTGCTGATAATGGAGGAGCAGATAAACAGGCTTGATTATATCCAGTCATCCACATCAATTGGAGATATTGTTTCAGAGATGAACGGCGGGGTTCTGCCGGATAATAACGAAGAGATAAACGAGCTGATCTCACTTCTGCCGGAGAAAAATTCCGGGATGTTTATACCTGACAGTGAAACCGCCATTGCATATATAAAGGTTGAACAGGGCATCTCAACCGATATTTCAGCCACAATTCTCCCCAGTGTGCAGGCAATTGTTGATACCGCCGTTCTGCCGCCCGGAGTTTATATTGAGGTTACAGGCGGCACACCGTATAATGTAGAGATGCAGACAGCAATGGTTGAGAATGGTGTTGTACTTGTCCTTGGTGCATTTGTCCTGATGTTTATAGTTCTTGGACTTCTCTTCTCAAATATGAGGCACTGGTATCTGCCGATCGTTCTCCTGCTGGTAAGTCTGATCTATACCTTCGGATTTATGGGTGCATTTAATGTCCCTTTTAACAATGGCGCTGTGGCAGCACTGCCGATTCTTCTTGGCCTTGGGATAGATTATGCAGTGCAGTTCCATGCCAGATTTGACGAGGAGAGAAGAAAAGACCAGTCAATACACGATTCAGTGCTTGAGACGGTATCAAACACAGGCCCGGCAGTCCTTCTTGCAATGCTTGCAACGACAATGGGCTTTATTGCAATGATCCTAACCCCGATTCCAATGATTCAGAGTTTTGGAATTGTGGCTATAATCGGGGTTGCATGCAGTTATCTGACAGCACTCTTCGGATTTCCGGCAATTGCGTCAGTTATGTCATACGAACCGAAAAATGACAGCAGCGGCCCTGCACACAAAATCATGTCATCATATGACCTTATCCTTGGCAGGTTGTCCAAAAAGATCGTCAGGGTGTCAGTGCCGATATTAATAATTGCAGTCTCAGTTGCATACATCGGTCTGGTCACAGATTCAACGATTGCAATAGATACAAGCACCAAAGACATGGCCCCGCCTGACCTTCCTGCACAGTTGTCCCTTGATAAAGTGCAGGATGTCGCAGGATCTGTAACTGCTTTTCCTTATTACATAAAAGGGGATGAACTTACAAATATTGAAGTTATAGAATGGATTGACAGGTTTGGAACTTTTGCTGAGAATAATCATGAGGAGATAACCGGAGTTGACAGTATTGCCACAGTCATCCGGAAATACAACAACAATGAAATACCCGATGATCAGGGAACTCTGAATACAGTGCTAAAAAATATTCCGGATGACGAGAAGAGCACCTATCTTCAGGAACCGGATGAGGCAGTGGTATCATTCTCAACAGTGAGCCTCTCAATGGATGAGGAGAACGAACTTAAAAGAGCGGTTACAGCCGATATAACCTGGCTTAACCCTCCGGCAGGAATAGAACTCTTCCCCACAGGTGATTTCGATCTCTATACTGCCCTTATATCCCAGATTGCAGAGAGCAAAGATCAGATGACAATTACAGGTTTCATCCTGATATTCTTCTTCCTGCTCTTTGCATACAGAAAACTGGTAGCAGCAACCCCGATAATTCCAATCATCTGTATTGTAGGCTGGAATACTGTTGCAATGCTCATTCTCGGCATGGAATACAATCCGATCAGTGCCTGCCTTGGCTCAATGACAATAGGTGTTGCATCTGAATATACTATTCTTGTCATGGAGAGGTATATTGAGGAGTATGAGAAGTCCGGAAATAAGACTGAGGCCATTGTAACTGCGGTTAAGAAGATAGGCTCTGCAATAACTGTATCAGGACTTGTGACTGCAAGCGGTTTTTCAGCCCTTATGCTCTCAGCATTCCCAATCATCGGCACTTTTGGTCTTTCAACCGTTATTGCGGTCGGGTTCTCACTTATCGGTGCGATATTCATAATGCCTGCCATTCTCACATTCTATGCCGGCGCTGAGGACAGGATGAAAAAAGACAGTACATTATTATAA